The Tursiops truncatus isolate mTurTru1 chromosome 16, mTurTru1.mat.Y, whole genome shotgun sequence genome contains the following window.
CAAGGCCTCTCAGGGCAGACACAGGCCTGGGCCACTCCCAGAGGCGTATGACACATTTCTCAATGCCAAATAGGGTTataaaaattgtgatattttaaacaaaatattttatttaacgaACTAATGGctttaatatacacaaaatattatACCTTATCACGAGAAACCATAGTCTTCCCTTCATAATAAGGGAATAAGACAGAAGCTTAAGCTTTTCTGGGAAAAATCACCTCCCTGATCCTGCTGGAGTAACTCTGGGGTCATCCACtaacctcatttggaaataacaATTCAAAGTTCATCTCTGAGGTTGTTTGTGGGTGTGAGTTCAGGGACCAATGGCCCTTCTGCAAAAACCCTTCCCTCTGGTCTCCGGttataagttttatttaaaaagaatactcTTTATTCAAATAATTAGTACAAATTAACTAtgctgaaaaaaaataagtaagtaataaATAGAGCTGCACAGTTTCAGGCAATGCCTTTCAGAAGAATCTCTTAACTCTTCACTAATTCATCGAGGGCAGGTTCCCATCTCCTCTTTGGAGGACCTTTAACTCGTTGCAGGAAGCCCTGGCAATGTGATACATGATggttccctcccctgcccctgagTTTGGGCTGCAAAAGGGGGTGAGGATCCAGCAAGAGAGACATAGATTTTCGCGCTAGAGTGGCTCACTGCTCCCTTCCCAGGCAACCCGGCTGCATCCTGGGAGCTGTGACTGGGCCCTATGGCCCGGTGTTATCTGTGCCAGGACCTCGGGTTTGGGTTCCTTGGGAGGACTGTGTTGAATGCTGTGGCCCGGTTGCCATTCTAAAATGAGGAAGCCGGATCAGAGGTTCAGTGATTTTTCCAAGGTCGCCGTAACTAGCAGAACTAGAACTCCTACAGGTCTTCTAACTCCGGGTGTTGGGCTCTTCTACACAGTGCCCCGCTCCCCCATGTGCGGGGGTAAGAGAGAGCTGAGGTGGGAGCTGGTGCCTGCGTAGTTTACCAATGGCCAGCCTGCCAAACcctctgcagcctgtgctcctagGCACCCCTGTCCCCACTGCAGCAGTGagttgtggggagggggaaggaagggtcCAGAGAAGAGCCTGGGGCGCAGGCAGACACTGGATGCAAAGtctaccctccccaccccctgcactaGGGTGTCCTTGAACCCGGGAGGTGAAGCAGAGTCTTCGTTTAGAGATTCAAGGAGCTTCTCACTTTGCTTCAAGAGATCCGGGCCTTAGCCCAAACCTTCAGGCTCCAATGAGCTGAGCCCCAGCAGAAATGTACTTAGAGTTTGTGTCACTGCTCAGTGTGGACGTCCACAGGGCATTCACTGGCCGCTAGGGAAGGTTCACATCGCCTCAGCACTGAGATACGAATGGAGTCTCAGTCATGCCAGCGGGCACTGTCACAACGCGGCTCTGCCGCAGTGGCGATCACACTGTCATTCTAATCATCGTTATCACTGGAATCCACACCTTCTCATGTACATACCCTTCACAATTTACAGCATGCTTTCACTTGCATTCTCTCAGattcttctccccaccctcctatGATGTGGCCATTATTACTCCCACGtgtcagatggagaaactgagcttTAGAGAGATCTCACAGCTAAGTCAGTGGCCGAGCTGTGGTTTGAATCAAGAGTGCACGTTCCCAACTGCTCCACTGCATTACCCCAGTCGGAACCACTCCATTCCCAAGTTGGTGCCCATCAGGGTCTGTTTATTAGAATCTGACCTAGCGGCTCATCAGTCAGTGCAGTGGAGTGAAACCGAGCATGGCTGTGCagtcagacctgagttcaaatcccagctcagccacgtattagctgagtgaccttgggcaagtgatctCGTCACTCTGAGCCCCAGCTTCCCAGTCTGTGAAATAGGGCTATTGAGAGCACTGCCTCAGGGAACTGTCACGGGTGATGGAtgagggtgggcagggcaggacGGGCAGAATTTGCCGCttcttttatcttcatttatcGTGCCTGTGGCTGTGTTGTATGTTGAGTGTCACAAATATGATCTGGTCTCTGATCTCAGAGAGGGGAGGCCCATGTGTAACAGGGGAAATGAGTCAGAGGATCCAGGACAGGAATTAATTTGGTCGAGGGAGGCTTTGCCCGGAAGAGAGTGTGCAAACAAGGCTTTGAGGGAGATGAGCCCGCTGGCGGGGCTGCCACGTGACACCCCGCTGCCCTCACATCTGCACAGAGTGGCTGATTGACAAAGGCTTTCACACCCATGATCTAGTTTCATCCTCACAATAACGCTGGGCTAAGAACTTCAACAgtttacagctggggaaactgaggcagaggagatTCAACCCAAGATCACAGGCCAACCCAAGAGGAGATTCAACCCAAGATCACAACCCAAGATTCCTGCCTGGCTCCTGACTCCAGACCAATGCCCCCTGTTCCTCTCCCATAATAAAATGACTCCCAGGGTACCCGACTGACCAAGAGCAGCTCGAAAGAGCCTGTGTACCCTTCTCTGGTTGCTGGCTGAGGAGACCAGGGTCATTCACATCTCCCCAACTCCCACAGCGGACAGACCCCGCTTACCTCGGAAGGGAAAGGTGCCCAGTTTGTGCAGATTCTCCTCCAGTTTCCCATAGTCCACCTCGGCCGTGGCAGTGAAGGGGGTGGTCACAGGGGGGTAGATGCCTGAGATGtccaccttcctcccctcccctgaggCCCAGCCCCCCACGGTGCTGGACAAGGCCCTGCTCAGTCCCTGCCTCACAGAGGACCAGACTCGGGGGCCCAGCATCTCCACAGGAGGCTCAAAGCCCAGCTGGTCTCTGCCCCCGAGGGATGCTGAATTTGGACTCCTTCCTACCCCAGTTAATGATCTATGTGTCTGGTTAAAAATTTGCTGCCCTCTGACTTGTTGGCTCTCAGGCAGGCCTGGGCTGGGTGTTTCCAGGGTCAGAGGCTAGGCCTGTTGGCTCCAGGGAGGTCTTCCCTCCCCCTGGGGAGCAGCTGGAGAAATGCCACAACCCAGTGTCCCTGTGGCCAGACGGAGGACTGGTTCCTTGGGTCCTTACACAAAAGGGTGCCTCCAGTGGGGCCCGGCCCTCCTCCCACAATTCCCAGCCCCAAAGCCAGGAGCCAGGCTGGCTTCCCCGCTTCCGCGTGGCAGTTGAGAGCTTGGCGGAGCCGATTGGCTGAGCCGGCTCTTCCCTGTGGGAGGCGGGGCTGGCTGGATGAGACCTGTGATCTGCCGCCACTGCCCCACTCCCCTGCCAAGCTCCTCCCACCAAGCCTGCCACGTGACAGGCCCGTGCTGGTCACGCACAGCCCCACAGGACAGCTGTCACCAGGAGGGGACCCCAGGACAAGTGCCCTGGGAAGATGATCCACTTTGGGACTGGGAAGTGGGGTGGcaggaaagaagcaaaaagagGCCTTGTTAGGAAAAGCAGCAGGGCTGGCTCAGGGGGACCAAAGGGCTCCAAGTTCCCCTCTTGCCTGAGCCCACCCTTGCCCCCAGTCTTCCTTCATTCCTAAATGTTTTAGGCACAAATAGAAATGAACATCACACACAGCAAAaatgactttttgttttaattgcgGTAGCTTGTGGGGGCTCCCGGGGCGTACAGAGGTATGATGCGGTCCTCAGCTCTGGGGGCCATTCTTATGACCCTCCGGCTGTACGCAGGGGACAGGCCAGGTGCCTGGCTGGGCTGGGACAGTCGTTTACTGGGCTGGCACAGGCTGCGGGGTCTCCCGCCCACCCTCAGCAGACCCCTCCAGCCCGTTCTGCTCTGACCCCGGCTCCGGGTGCTCCAGAGCGTGCCGGGTGTCAGCCTGCCACAGCTGCACCAGGTCCGTGGGGGTCTTTCCTTCCTGGGGGAGACAAGAGGATATCTAGTCACCGTTCAGAAGTCTGGACGAAGAGGTACCCTCATCTACGCCAGTGGCTCCCAACTGGGAGCaactggcaatgtctggagacatttttggttatgaCACTGGAggaggggatgctactggcatcttgagtagaggccagggatgctgcccaaACATCCGACAATGCACGGACAGCGCCCCCACGACAAAGAGTTCTCCCGCCCAACACGTGTGCGGTTGAGAAGCCCTCATTTACACCTTCCCCTTGTCTTCCTAACTTTCCCATTATCTCCTcagcctctctttcttctttcatatagctagctttttttaaaaaattgaagtatagttgatgtacaatattatataagttacaggtgcacaatacagtgattcataatttttaaaggttatactacacttatagttattataaaatattggctatattccgtgttgtacaatatatccttgtagcttataccatacataacagtttgtacctcttaatcccctccccctataTTGCACCCCCAGCCTTTCTTGAGTCAAGGTCCCCCCTTACCCAATTCTCCTCTCTTTTGTGATTGCTCTGGGCCCCAAAGAAGAGCTTGGAcggggggacacaggttcctaaAGGAACTGGAGGACCACAGGAGCCAACACAGGGTGCTAGGAACAATCGTGCTGACTGAGTGCTTAGCCTCCTTCCGGCTCTGTCCCTCCACGATTTTGGCCTCCCTGAGGCTGGACATTAGGACCGCCTGCAGTCTACTTGGGGGCCTTTGGGAAATCCTCCTCCTGTCCCTCCTGGCTGTTTTCTCCACTTAGATTTTCTGGATGTAGAGAAGCATAGAGAGAGTTGGGAAGCCGGGTGGGCCCCCAATCTCCTGGGGCCCAGAGAAACCCTCCACTGTGACACTGTCCCAAGGGCAGGCCAGCCGAGTCCTGCTCAGTTCTGTCTTTCTTCcgagtgcccagcacagggcccggGAGGGCAGCGCACACTGTTTACTGAATCAGGAAAGGAGTGGATTTACCAGGTTCTTGCTCATCATGTCAGCCCCGTGCAGGAGCAGCAGTTTGATGATTTTGTAGCGATTGAGCCTCACGGCGTCATGCAGGGCGCTGTCCCCTTCCTAGAACCAGTGAGACACTCAGCATGGCCCACGGGGGCATGTGGGAGCCCTCAGGGGGCATATGGAGCCCCCTATGGTGGGGCTGGGCGTGAAGGAACCCAGACACTCACTCTGTCTTTGGCATTGATGTCCAGGCCCAGGGATAGAAAGTGTTCCACGATCTCCACGTGCCCCGTCCGGACTGCCACATGCAGGGGGGTGCTCAGCAGCTGGGTGGGGAGGAATCAGGAGATGCTGGCTGAAGGGACCTGGACTGTGATGCCTCTGGGAGGCGGCCGTCTTAACTCTAGCCTAATCCTTCTCCCAAGGAGGGGTAGGGAACGCTGTAATTTCCCATCACCCTATCTGATGATCAGCTCTAAGGCATTACATGCCACCTCCTCGGGGAAGCCTTCTATGTTTCCCCTCTCACCCGGATGTGAGCTACTGCTCACTCCTctgcccttttaaaataattatagtagATGCCATTTACTGAGAAATGACTATGTGATGAGCACAGCAAAATCTTACAAAACATTAGCCttatgttgaataaataattaatttacataaattttcCCATCCAATCTATACAAGAACTCTGCAagacattttatagatgagcaacaGGCTCAGAGGCTGTCACTTGTTCAAGGTTATATACAAAGGATTGTGTGAATTAAAAATGgtggatgaataaataagtgaacagatgaataaatgaatggatggacggatagatagacagatagaagGATGATGAACGATGGCACGGGTGAACAAATCCTGCATCTCTGGGTGGTCCCAAAGCCGCCAAGCTAGTGGatctcttctcctcccctctcctctgctcttGCTCCCATTCCCAGATGGTAGTCTCCAAGGGGCTGCAGTTGATGGCAAGGACCCATCCCTGGGCTCTGCAGCCACTCCAGAAACCAGACTAGCTCACTACCCTCCTGCTTTCTGCTTTTctaccctctgcttctctccccaccacccctccgCCCTGCTACCTCAACATCTGTGAGCATTATGGCCTCACCTTATCCCTCACGTTGGTGTCTGCTCCCCGACTTTGCAGAAGCTTCACCACCTCCAAGTGGCCCCCACGGCAGGCCCAATGCATGGCCGTGCAGTCCAGCTAGAAAGGAAGGGTGGAGCCTAATT
Protein-coding sequences here:
- the ANKRD2 gene encoding ankyrin repeat domain-containing protein 2 isoform X3; the protein is MEMLVLEDEKHHRPQSPSLQKVKGQERVRKTSLDLRREIIDVGGIQNLIQLRKKRKQEKREALAAPQEPPPEPEEITGPVDAETFLKAAVEGQMKVIEKFLADGGSPDTCDQFHRTALHRASLEGHMEILEKLLESGVTVDFQDRLDCTAMHWACRGGHLEVVKLLQSRGADTNVRDKLLSTPLHVAVRTGHVEIVEHFLSLGLDINAKDREGDSALHDAVRLNRYKIIKLLLLHGADMMSKNLEGKTPTDLVQLWQADTRHALEHPEPGSEQNGLEGSAEGGRETPQPVPAQ